A section of the Pseudomonas fluorescens genome encodes:
- a CDS encoding aminoglycoside phosphotransferase family protein, whose amino-acid sequence MFDQYLKRWDLAIDGEAFASRNGYLLPVRRHGMPAMLKISQVAEEQAGSLLMAWWDGEGAAPVLAQEGEALLMARAQGAASLIQMVKGGRDEEATRILCDVAARLHAPRARPTPAVVPLTQWFEALWPGAERHGGILEHCASTARELLAAPQDVAVLHGDMHHGNVLDFGVSGWLAIDPKGLYGERGFDYANIFCNPDESALGPACFARRIEAVASASGLERRRLLQWVLAWAGLSLTWRLEDGDEPDITLGVAQLAAAALAW is encoded by the coding sequence ATGTTTGATCAATATTTGAAGCGATGGGACCTGGCCATCGACGGTGAGGCATTCGCCTCGCGCAACGGCTATCTGCTGCCGGTCCGCCGGCACGGAATGCCCGCCATGCTCAAGATCTCCCAAGTGGCCGAGGAGCAAGCCGGCAGCTTGCTGATGGCCTGGTGGGACGGCGAGGGGGCAGCCCCCGTGCTGGCCCAGGAGGGCGAGGCCTTGTTGATGGCACGTGCGCAGGGGGCGGCGTCGCTTATCCAGATGGTCAAGGGTGGCCGGGATGAAGAGGCTACTCGCATCCTCTGTGACGTAGCCGCGCGCCTGCATGCACCACGGGCCAGGCCGACTCCCGCAGTGGTTCCCCTGACACAGTGGTTTGAGGCGTTATGGCCCGGGGCCGAGCGGCACGGTGGCATTCTTGAGCATTGTGCAAGCACCGCACGGGAACTGCTGGCGGCGCCCCAGGATGTCGCGGTGCTGCATGGCGATATGCACCATGGCAATGTGCTGGATTTTGGCGTGTCCGGCTGGCTCGCGATTGATCCCAAAGGCCTCTACGGCGAGCGGGGCTTTGATTATGCAAACATCTTCTGCAACCCCGATGAGTCTGCCCTGGGGCCCGCTTGCTTTGCGCGGCGGATCGAGGCCGTTGCCAGCGCCTCTGGTCTCGAGCGACGCAGGCTCCTGCAATGGGTGCTCGCATGGGCAGGGTTGTCCCTGACCTGGAGGCTGGAGGACGGTGATG